A region of the Aliidongia dinghuensis genome:
CGCTCAACCGGCACCTGTGGCTGCTCGACACGATCGTGACCGCCGCCCCGCTCTTGGGCTTGCTCGGCACCATCCTCGGCATCATCGACACGTTCACGGCGCTTGCCCAGTCCGGCATCTCCGACCCATCGGGCGTCAGCGCCGGCATCGGCACGGCGCTGTTCGCAACCGCGCTCGGCATCTCGGTCGCGGTCTACGGGCTCGTCTTCCACAATGCCTTCCACGAGCGCGTGCATCGCATCGGCGACGACATCAAGATCCTCTTGATCCGCGCCGGCACGCACGAGGCCTCGGCCGCCCTCGCCGCGGCCTGAGCGCGAACGTCGGCTTCGGGGGAAGGAAGGTCATGTCGAAGCGCATGAGAACCCGCGGCATCGCCGCCGCGCTGCTGCTCGCGGGGCTGATGGCGGCGCCCACAGCCAAGGCCTGGGGCGTCGCGGGCCACGCCGCGATCGCCGACATCGCAGAGGCGCGGCTCGGTTCGGCGGCCCTCACCCAGGTCAACAACCTGCTGGCGCTCGACCTGCACCAGCACCTGGACGAGGTCGCGTCCTGGGCCGACGAGTATCGCGGTCCCCATCCCGAGACCGGCCCCTGGCACTATGTCGACATCCAGATCGGCGACACGACCTATGATCCGGCACGCGACTGCGCCAACGACGACTGCGTGATCGCGCGCACCGACGCCTTCGTCCGCGTGCTGGCCGACCGGTCGCGGCCAGCCGAGGAGCGGCTGCAGGCGCTAAAGTTCGTCGTTCATTTCGTGGGCGACCTGCATCAGCCGCTGCATGCCGGCGAGAACCACGACCAGGGCGGCAACAAGATCCCGGTCGACTACATGGGCCAGACGATCGCCTACGGCAAATACCGGATGAACCTGCACAGCGTCTGGGACACGGCCGTGATCGAGCGGCGGCTCGACGTGCACGAGGGGCCGTCCGCGCATGGGACCGACCTCAGGCGGGCGGCGGCCGGCCTTGCCGAAGCGCTTAGTGCGGAAATCCGGCCGCAAGACGCGCGCCGCTGGGTGAAGGCACCGTTCGCCCCCGCGGCCTGGGCGCTCGATGCGCACGATCTCGCGCGCGACTATGCCTACCGCGGCATCCTCAAGCCGGGCGAACCGTCGCCGACCGATGCAATGATGCTCGGTGCCGACTACGACACCATGGCCTGGGCCATCGTCCAGCTGCAGCTGGAACGCGCTGGCGTACGACTCGCCGCCGTACTGAACCGGGCGCTGAAGTAACGCGCCGACCGGCCTAAAGCTTCGAAATCTCAGGAAATTAGCCGCCCACCCGGGCGGCTTTTTCATTTGCCGGGCGACATGCAGGCGCACTGCGGCCGCCACGCGCCTTGACGGCGCGCTCGACCTCATGATCTTATATCGGAATAAGAACATATGTTCGCATTCCGATCAAATGGAAACTGCGTGGGGGTGGAAGCCGCATGACGGAAAATCCGAAGAACGTCGTCTATTCGGTGGCGAAGGCGTTTTCGGTCCTGCGCGCGTTCGGGCCGGACCTGCCCGAGCTGACCGTGACCGAGGTGGCGGGACGCGCCGAGCTCGATCGCGGCACGGCCTTTCGGCTGGTCCACACGCTGGTCCAGCTGGGCTATCTCGCGGCGGTGCCGCAGAGCCGCCGCTTCCGCCTGACGCTCAAATGCCTCGAACTCGGCTACACGCCGCTCGCGCGTGCCGACCTCAAGATCCTGTCCCGCCCGCTGCTGCGCGAACTCGTGCCGGAGGTGGCGGACGCGGCCTCGCTTGGCATGCTGAACGATTGCGACGTGGTCTATGTCGAACGCGTCCAGGGCGAGGTGTCGCGCAGCGCGCTCGACCGGCGCGTCGGCAGCCGGACCGGCGCCTATGCCACGGCGCTCGGCCACGCCATCCTCGCCCATCTGCCTTATGAGAAGCAGATCGAAGTGCTCGAGCGCAGCGAGCGCGTGAAGCTGTCGGAACACACGCTCGTCGATATCGACCAGCTGACGGCGCGCCTCAGCCAGGTGCGCGAGCAGGGCTACGCGACCTCCGACGGCGAGAACGCCTATGGGCTGCGCACGGTCGCCGCCGCGATCTTCGACATCGACGGCCAGCCGATCGCCGGCATCAGCGCCACGATCCGCACCGAGCGGATGGCGATGGCGCCGTTCGTGGCCGAGGCCGCCCCCCATGTCCGGCGCATCGCCGCTGAACTCACCGAGGCCGTGCGCCTGTCCTTCGGGGCGATCGCGCAATACGGCCGCTGACCCTGAACCGAGCGAGACCAATGTGACCAGCCTCCCAATCAACCAGTTCAAGCACAACCTTGGCCGGCAGCAGCAGATCGGCCTGTTCTCGACGCTCGCAAGCCCGCTCCTGGCCGAGCTGTTCGCCCGCTGCGGCTTCGACTGGATCCTGATCGACACCGAGCATTCGCCGAACGAGCTGCCCGACGTCGTCGACCATCTGCGCGCGATCAGCGCGCTCGGCGTCTCGCCGATCGTCCGGCCCGCCTGGTCCGACATGGTGCTGGTCAAGCGCGTGCTCGACGCCGGCGCCCAGACCCTGTTGTTTCCCTATGTCCAGAACGCGGATGAGGCGAAGCGCGCGGTCTCCTACACCCGCTACCCGCCCTCGGGCGTGCGCGGCGTGTCGGGCAGCTCTCGCGCCGCCGGCTTCGGCCTGATCCCGAACTACCTGACGCGCGTCGAGGCCGAACTCGCCGTCATCGTCCAGATCGAGACGGCCGAAGCCTTGGGCGAGCTCGAGGCGATCGCCGATGTCGACGGCGTCGATGCGGTCTTCATCGGCCCGGCCGACCTCGCGGCCTCGCTGGGCCACCTTGGCGATACCCAGCATCCGGACGTGCAGGCGGCGATCGACGACGGCTTCCGGCGCCTGAAGCGGATCGGCAAGCCCGCGGGCTATCTCACCACGAACGAGGCCGAGGCCGCGCGCCGGATCGCCGACGGCGTCGATTTCGTCGGCATCGGCACGGACACCTCGATCATCACCCGGGCCGCGACCGCGCTCACCGCCAAGATGCGCGCCTGATGCCCCGCCGCCAGTTCCTGCAGGTATGCCATGGCTGATCTCACCACCCCGATCGAACTCCAGCGCCCGCCGGTCGTGAAGTTCGGCCCCGGCACGGCGCCCGAAGTCGGCGCCTTTGCCGCGGCGCACGGCTACCGGCGCACCCTGGTCGTCGCCGACGCGTTCAATGCCGGCCGTACCGCGCTGCTCGGCCTCGGCGGCGAGATCGCCGTGTTCGGCCGCGTCGTGCCCGAGCCGGACACGGAAAATCTCGACGCGGCGCTGGCCGAGGCCGCCCGCTTCGAGCCTGACCTGGTCGTGGGCTTCGGCGGCGGCAGCGCCATGGACCTGGCGAAGCTGGTGGCCGTACTGCACGACGGCCATCAGACCTTGGCCGAGGTGGTGGGGCCGGAACGGGTCGCCGGCCGGCGGGTCGGGCTCCTCCAGGTGCCGACGACCGCCGGCACCGGCAGCGAGGCCGGCACCCGCGCGCTGGTGACCGATCCGAGGACCAGCGCCAAGCTCGCCGTGCAGAGCCGCTTCATGCTGGCGGACCTGGCGGTGGTCGATCCGGACCTGACCCTGACCGTGCCGCCGCAGGTGACGGCCGAGACCGGCATCGACGCGCTTGCCCATTGCGTCGAGGCCTATACCAACCGCAAGGCGCATCCGCTGGTCGATATCCATGCGCTTGAGGGCATCCGGCTGGTCGGCCGTTACCTCAAGCGCGCGGTCGCGAACGGCGCCGACCGCGAGGCGCGCGCCGGCCTGGCGCTGGCTTCGCTCTACGGCGGCTATTGCCTGGGACCGGTCAATACTGCCGCCGGCCATGCGGTGGCTTATCCGCTCGGCACCCGCCACCACATCGCCCATGGCGCCGCCAATGCGGTGATCTTCCCGCATGTGCTCGCGTTCAACGCCCCGGCCGTACCGGAGCGGACGGCGACGATCCTAGAAGCGCTGGGTCTCGCCGCAACGGACGAGCCTGACCAGGTCCTGGCACAGGCCTATGGCTTCTGCATCGACCTCGGCATCGAGATGCGCATGGCGCGGCGCGGCGTGCCCGAGACGGACCTCGCCACGATGGCGGACGAGGCGATCACCATCCGGCGGCTGCTCGACAACAATCCGCGCGATCTCGCGCGCGACGACATTCTGGCGCTCTACCGCGCCGCCTTCTGACCGGGGCGGCGCGCACCACCCATGCCTCGCCCAAGGGCATGGGGCGGAAAAATCAAAGAACGTAGGGAAGGAAGAGGCCTATGAACGCGTTCGACGCGGTCGACACCACGATCATCGTGGCGATGATCGTCGCCTATATCCTCGGCACCGGCTGGCTGACGCTCCGGCTGCGCAGCAAGACCAACGACCAGTTCATGGTCGCCTCGCGCGCCATGCCGGCGGCCGTGGTCGGCGTGCTGCTGATGTCGGAATTCATCGGTGCCAAATCGACCGTCGGCACGGCGCAGGAGGCGTTCAACACCGGCTTCGCCGCTTCCTGGTCGGTCGCCGCCGCCTCGATCGGCTTCCTGCTGTTCGGCCTGTTCTTCGTCCGCAAGGTCTATGGCTCGGGCGAATACACGATCTCGGCCGCGATCGCGCAGAAATACGGCAAGTCGACCATGCTGACCGTGTCGCTGGTCATGATCTACGCGCTGTTCCTGGTCAATGTCGGCAATTACATCAGCGGGGCCGCGGCGCTCGCGACCGTGCTCAAGGTGAACATGCCGGTCGCCATGGCCATCATCGGCATCGTCAGCACGTTCTATTTCACCTTCGGCGGCTTGAAGGGCATCGCCTATGTGACGGTGCTGCACAGCGTGATCAAGCTTGTCGGCATCGCGCTCATCGTCGGCGTGGCGCTCACGATGACCCATGGCATCCAGCCGATGGTGACGGCACTCCCCGCGCATTACTTCAGCTGGGACGGCAAGATCGGCGCCGCGACGATCATCGCCTGGATCATCGGCACGGTCGGCGCCATCTTCTCGACCCAGTTCATCATCCAGGCGATCTCGTCCAACCGCAACGCGACCGACGCGCGCCGCTCCTGCTTCATCGCGGCCGGGCTCTGCCTGCCGGTCGGCCTGGCCCTGGGCCTGATCGGCGTCGCGGCCAAGTTCCTGTTCCCGGCGCAGAACAGCCTCTATGCGCTGCCGATCTTCCTGCAGCACATGAACCCGTTCTGGGCCGGCCTCGTCGCGACCTCGCTCGTCGCCTCGGTGTTCGTCAGCGTCAGCACGGTGGCGCTCGCCATCGCCTCGCTCATCATCCGCGACTTCTACGTGCCCTACGGCCGGCCGACGCCGGAGCGGCAGCTGCAGGTGACGCGCCTGCTCTCGGTCGTGATCGGGCTTTTGCCGCTCGTCTTCGTCTTCTTCCTGCCGGAGATCCTGAAGCTGTCGTTCTTCACCCGGGCGATCCGGCTCTCGATCTCGATCGTGGCGCTGGTGGGATTCTACCTGCCGCTGTTCAAGACCGACCGGGGCGCCACGCTCGGCCTCATCGCGTCCGCCGTCGCGACGACGCTCTGGTACGCCTGGAACAATCCCTATGGCATCGACAACATGTATGTGGCGATCGTGACGCCCATCGCCGTGATCGCGATCGAGCGCGGCATCTCGGCGCTGCTGCCGGGGCGCGCCGGATCGAGCCTCGCCGTGCCGCACGGAGAACGCCGATGAGCGCCGTCGCCGCCCGCCCCGCCCTGCGGCTCGACGGCATCATCCGGCCGGCGGCTGGCGATCCGGTCCGGACCGACGCGTTCCTGCCGTCGCCTGCCGTGCAGAATCACGCGGCCAACCTGATGGTGCTCGGCAACGGCGATCTCGCCTGCGTCTGGTTCGGCGGCACGCAGGAAGGCATTCCCGATATCTCGATCTATTTCTCGCGCCTCGCCGCCGGAGCCGATACCTGGTCCCCGGCCGAGCGGCTGTCGGACGACCCGACCCGGTCGGAGCAGAACCCGGTGCTGTTCCTGGCCCCCGACGGCCGGCTGTGGCTGCTCTATACCTCGCAGCGCTCCGGCAACCAGGACACCTCGATCGTCAAGTTCCGCATCTCCGACGACCATGGGCGGAGCTGGGGGCCGGTCGGCACGCTGATCGACGAGCCCGGCACGTTCATCCGCCAGCCGATCACGGTGCTCGAAAACGGCGACTGGCTCCTGCCGGTGTTCCTGTGCCGCACGCGACCGGGCGAGAAATGGGTCGGCGACGACGACGTGAGCGCGGTCAAGATCTCGAGCGATCAGGGCCGGACCTGGAGCCACCACGAGGTGCCGGGCAGTCTCGGCGCCGTCCACATGAACATCGTGCCGCTCGGCGACGGCACGCTCTTGGCGCTCTATCGCAGCCGCTGGGCGGATCGGATCCACCTGAGCCGGTCGTCCGACGGCGGCCGCAGCTGGAGCGCGCCCGAGCCGACGGAGCTCCCCAACAACAATTCCTCGATCCAGGTGACCCGGCTCGCCAACGGTCATCTGGCGCTGGCCTACAACCACATGTGCGCCGAATGGGCGCCGGAACGGCGGCAGTCGCTCTATGACGAGATCGAGGACGACGAGCCCACCGCCGCAGCGCCCGCCTCGGCAGCACCGCGTCCGGCCGGCCGCACCGCGTTCTGGGGGGCACCCCGCGCGCCGATGACGGTGGCGCTCTCGGAGGACGGCGGCCGGACCTGGCCGATCCGCCGCGACATCGAGCTCGGCGACGGCTATTGCATGACCAACAATTCGCGTGATGGGCTCAACCGCGAGCTCTCCTACCCGTCGATCCGCGAGGGCGCCGATGGCGCATTGCACGTCGCCTTCACCTATCACCGCCAGGCGATCAAGCACGTGCGCATCGACGAGGCCTGGATTCGGGCGGGCGGGCCCGCGTCAGATTAGCGGCCGAACGAGCCGAACTTGTTCTTCGAGATCGAGGTCGCCGCGACCTGGACATGCTGGGCGAGTTCGGCCGAGGCCCGCTCCAGCGTCCAGCGCGTGGTCGGCACGGAGATATTGATCGCGGCCACGGCGCGGCCGTGCTCGTCCGTGATTGCGGCCGCGACCGAGACGTCGCCCATGACCGTCTCGTTCGCAACCGCGGCGTAGCCGGTCTGCGCTGCCGTCTCGACCCGCTTCATGAGCGTGGCCGGATCGAGCTGGGTGAACGGCGTGATCGCCTCGAGCCGCGTCTGCCGGAGCAAGCCCTCGCGCTCCTCGACCGACAGGCGCGACAGGATCGCCGTGCCGGATGCGGTGAAGAAGGCCGGCAAGCGGCTGCCGACGACGATGTCGACGTTGAAGAGATGCTGGCCCGGGAAGCGGGCGACGAACACGATCTCCGGTCCGTCGAGCTCATGCAGGTTCGTCGTCTCGCCGAGCGACCGGCTGATCTCGAGCAGGTAGGGCGAGGCCTTCTCGATCAGCTCGTTCGCCCGGATGTAGCTGTAGGAGAAGTTGAGCACCTTGGAGGTCAGCGCATAGGTCAGCGTGCCGGCGACGCGGCGGACGTAGCCGAGCTCGACCAGGGTGTGGACGATGCGCTGCGTCGCACTGCGGTCGAGCTCGGCCGCGCGCGCGATGTCGGCCAAGGTCATGGCACGCTGCGGCCCCTCGAACACGTGGAGCACCTGGAAGGTCTTCGCGGTCGACCCGATGAACAGCGACGATCGCTCGCGCCCCTTGCTCTTGTCCGGCGCTTTCGCGACCTCGTGCGCTTTCTCGTGCGGATCCATCAAACCCCTCGGTCGGCGTTCCCCGCCGCTCATAAGCCCCTCTTTCAGCAGAATTATTCCGAAATCGCCAGCTGCCGCTTGAGCTCGGCGCGCAATTCCTCGACGAGCGACGGCGCCGGCGGCACGAGCGGGGCCAGCAACCGCGGCGCGTCGACGCCAACCAGATCCATGACCGCCTTCATCGGGCCGGGATTGGTCTCGGCAAACGCCATGTTCATGAGCGGGATGAGGCGGCGATGGGCGGCGAGCGCCTCCTGGGTTCGGCCGGCGGCAGCCAGGTCGAAGATCTGGCGCCAGGCCTTGGGCAGCAGGTTGGCGGTCACCACGATGCCACCCTTGGCGCCCGCCGCCACATGCAGCGGAAACAGGCTGTCCTCGCCGCTCAACACCGTGAAGCGCTCGTCGACACCCGCGACCACCTGCAGGAAATGGTACATGTCGGTGTTGCAAGCCTTCATGCCGATGATGTTCTCGTGCCGCGACAGCTCATGCAGCACGGCGGGCGAGACTGCGATGCGCGTGCGGTACGGGATCTCGTAGATCAGCACCGGCACCGGCGAGGCGTCGGCGTAGCGCAGGAAATAGTCGCGGACGCCGGCCTGGGTCGGGTTCGTGTAATAGGGCGTGATCACCAGGAGCGCGTCGGCGCCGGCCGCCGCGAACTCCTTGCCCGCCTGAAGCGCATCATGGAAGCCGGTGTCGAGCACGCCGGCCACAACTGGCCCGCGGCCCGCCATCGCCTCAGCGCTGAGCTCGACGGTGCGGATGCGCTCGGCGCGGGCGAGCGCGCCATATTCGCCGGTGCCGCCCAAGGGCACGACACCGTCGATGCCTTGGCGCAGCAGCCAGGCGAAGAGCGCACCCAGTGCCTTGTCGTCGACGGTGTCGTCGGCCCGGACGGGCGTCGGGATGGCGGGCAGGATGCCTTGGAGGCGGTCGGCGGTCAGCATGGAGATCTCTTTCGGCCGTGAATGGGGAAGCTACCGGGTGGCAGCGGCGCGGCGGCGGAGCCGCTCGGCGGTGAAGATGAGGGCGGCGATGAACAGGAAGAGGCAGGTCGAGACCGCCGCGATGGTCGGCGAGACCTGCAGCGTCACCTCGTCCCAGAACTGCTTCGGCAGGGTGGCGGTGAGGCCGCCCGAGGCGAAGAGCGCGATAGTGAGCTCGTCGAATGAGGTCGCGAACGCGAACAGGAACGACGACAGCATGCCGGCGCCGAGGATCGGGAAGGTGACATGGCGCAAGGTCGCAGCCGGCCGGGCGCCGAGGCTCTGGGCGGCGAGGTCGAGGCGCGTGTCGTAATTGCGCAAGACCGCCATCATGGTCATGACGACATAGGGCACCGCCACGACCGTATGAGCGAAGGCAAGGCCGACCGCACTGCCGACGAGCCCGACGCGCGCGAACAGGAAGAAGATGCCGACGGCGAGGATCATGCGCGGCACCACGATCGGCGACAGCACGAATGCCAAGATCAGCCCCTTGCCGCGCATCTCGTGGCGCACGAGCAGGAAGGCGACCGGCGTGCCGATCAGCATGGAGAGCACGCCGGTGCCGAGCCCGACGAGCAGCGAGCGCGTCACCGCCTGCATCCAGACTGGCGAGTGGAACACGTCCGTGTACCAATGGAGCGTGAAGCCCTGCGGCGGCCAGACGAGCCCGTTGCTGCCGAACGACAGCGGGATCATCAGGAACGCGGGCACGCTCAAGATGAACAGCACCAGCCCGACGAAGCCGCGGAGCCAGGGCGACGGCTGGCCCGAGGCATCCCGGCGCCGCCGCCTCGGCAAAAGGGCGATCAGCCGGTCGCTCGCCCGCCCGAGCAGGGTCAGCACCAGGTCACCGGCCGCCCGGCCGACAGCGCTGCCATTCTTGCCGGCCTTACGCGGGCTGCCCGCACCGGTCATGGTCGAGAGCCCGAGCACCCGGTCGTAGAGCACGAAGACGACGAGCACGACGGCGAGCAGCAGCACCGAGATGGCGCCGGCGAAGCCCCAGTTCAGCGTCTGCTGGATCTGGTCGATGATGAGCTGGGTGATCATCGTCTCGTGCCGGCCGCCGAGCAGCGCCGGCACGATGAAGAAGCCGATAGCGGTGACGAACACCATGATCGCCGCCGCCGCGACACCGGGCAGCGACAGCGGGAAATAGATCTTCCAGAACGCGGTGCCGGGCCGGGCGCCGAGCGTGGACGCGGCCTTGAGCAGGTTGCGGTCGATGTTCTCCATGACCGACAGCAGGGTCAGCACGGCCAAGGGCAGCAGCGCATGGACCATGCCGACCAGCACACTGCCGAAATTGAACAGCAGGCTCGCCGGCCGGTCGATCAGCCCGAGCGCCAGCAGCAGCTTGTTGATGACGCCGTTGCGGCCCAGGAGCACGACCCAGGCGAAGGCACGTACCAGGAAGCTGGTCCAGAACGACAGCAGCACCCAGAACAGGAGCGCCGCCTTGCGCTCCTTGCCGACCATCGAGATCAGATAAGCGACCGGATAGGCGGCCACGACCGCCAAGAACGTCGTCGCGGCCGAGATCTTGAGCGTGATCAGCAGCACGTCGATATAGACCGACGAGGCGAACAGCTGCCGATACTGGGCCAGGCTGAAGGCGCCGTCGCGATAGACGCTCAAGAGCAGCAGCTGGCCGACCGGATAGACCAGCAGGGTCACGAGCAGCAGCACGAGCGGCGCCGCCATCAGCAGGCGGGCCCGCGTGGTCTTGCGCCGGGCCGCCCGTGCCGGCAGCGAGAGCGTGCTCATGCCAGGCTCGCGCCGTCGGCGATGACGACCGCGTCGCCGGCTGCCCAGTCGAGCGCCAGTACCTGGCCGATCGCGTAGCGCGCCGCCCCCGGCCGAGTCGGGTAGGCGGCGACGAGCGGCGGCATGCCGTCGATGAGCGGCGCCATGTAGAGCTTGGTCAGGCTACCGCTCACCATCACGTCGGTGAGGCGCCCGGTCAGGCTCTGCGTCTCGGCGGTGGCGGGGCCGACCGAGACGTTCTGCGGCCGCACCATGACCTTGACGGCGCGGCCGGCGACAGCGGCATCGCCCTCGCCCACCGCGCGCACGGTCGGGCCGGCGCCGGCCAGCGCCACATCGAGGCCGCCGGGCGAGGCGCTCATGACCCGGCCGGGCAGCAGGTTCGATTCACCGAGAAAGTCGGCGACGAACAGCGAGCTCGGCCGGAAATAGAGATCATCGGGCGTGCCCAGCTGCTCGATCCGGCCGCCGTTCATCAGGCAGATCCGGTCCGACATGGTCATCGCCTCTTCCTGGTCGTGCGTGACATAGACGATGGTCGTGCCGAGCTCGCGATGGATGCGCTTGATCTCGAGCTGCATCTGGTCGCGCAGCTTCTTGTCGAGCGCGCCCAGGGGCTCGTCCATCAGGATGATCGACGGCTGGTAGACGAAGCAGCGGGCGAGCGCGATGCGCTGCTGCTGCCCACCCGAGAGCTCGCGCGGGAAGCGCTTCGCCACATGGGGCAGCCGCACCAGTTCGAGCGCATCCACCGCGCGCTTGCGCGCCGTGGCGCCGTCGACGTTCCGCATCTTCAAGGGGAACGCGATGTTCTCCTCGATCGTCATGTGCGGGAACAGCGCATAGTTCTGGAACACCATGCCGATGTCGCGCTCGTAGGGCGCGCTGTAGGTGATGTCCTCGTCGCCCAGCAGGATCCGGCCCTCGTCGGGCTGGGTGAGCCCCGCGATCAGGCTGAGCAGCGTCGTCTTGCCCGAGCCCGACGGCCCCAGCAGCGTCAGGAACTCGCCGGCCGGCACTTCGAGCTCGGTCGGCGCCAGCGCCACGAAATCGCCGTAGCGCTTCACTAGGCCGGATATGCGCAGGGTAGCAGAGGGCATGGGCGGACTCGGGAGAACGGCGAAGGCAGGCCGGTTGCGGCGCGCCTTCGCGGGTTGACGAGGGGCCGTTACTTCAGGATCCAGCCGTTGTAGCGCTCGATCACCGCCTGCTGGTTGTCGAGCCAGAACTTGGCGTCGATCTTGAGCCCGCTCTTGATGTTGTCCGGATATGAGGGGCAGTTCTTCGCGATCTCGGGCTTCACGTAGTTGAACGCCTCGGGCTGGGTCATGCCGGCCGGGAAATATTCCGTGAGGGCCGCCTGGCGCTTCGGGTCGGACGCGAACTTGATGAACTCGCGGCAGGCGTCGGCATTAGGCGTGCCGGCGAGGATCGACCAATTGTCGCCGCCCCAGACGCCCTGGTTCCACACGATCTCGACCGGCGCGCCTGCCGCCTGGGCCGATTGCGCGCGCGACACCCAGGTCGCGACCATGTCGACCTCGCCCGAGGTCAGGAACTGCTCGACCTGGGCGCCGCTCGTCCACCACACGTCGACGTCCGGCTTCACCTTGTCGAGCTTCGCGAACGCCCGGTCGACATCGCACGGATAGACGCTCGCGGTCGGCACGCCGTCGGCCATCAGCGCCTCCTCGATCGTGTCGAACGGGTGCTTGCGCAGGCTGCGCCGGCCGGGACACGCCTTGGCGTCATAGAGATCGGCCCAGGATTGCGGCGCCTTCTTGCCCTTGAACGCGTCCGTACGATAGGCCAGCACCGTCGAATAGACGTTCGTGCCGACGCCGTACGGGTTCATATATTGCTGCGGGATCTTGGCGATGGTCGGGTCGGCCTCGAGCCCGTGCTTTTCCAGATAGATCTTGCCGCCGCTGGTCAGGATGGCGATGGCCGGCCAGCTGATCTTGGCCATGTCCCAGGTATAGGCGCCGCTGTCGACCATGCTCTTGATCTGCGCGGTGGGCTCGGCGTTCGCCTGCACGCCCACGACCTCGATGCCGGTCGCCTCCGTGAACGGGCGATAGAACACGGCGCCATAGGCCTTGGTATAGATGCCGCCGTCGTCGCGCACGACGATGCGCTTGCCCTGCGCCCGCGCCGGGCTCCAGATCGCCGGCATGGCAAGCGCGCCCGCAGCACCGACGAGGACGCTTCGACGGGTGAGGC
Encoded here:
- a CDS encoding MotA/TolQ/ExbB proton channel family protein → LNRHLWLLDTIVTAAPLLGLLGTILGIIDTFTALAQSGISDPSGVSAGIGTALFATALGISVAVYGLVFHNAFHERVHRIGDDIKILLIRAGTHEASAALAAA
- a CDS encoding S1/P1 nuclease, with the protein product MSKRMRTRGIAAALLLAGLMAAPTAKAWGVAGHAAIADIAEARLGSAALTQVNNLLALDLHQHLDEVASWADEYRGPHPETGPWHYVDIQIGDTTYDPARDCANDDCVIARTDAFVRVLADRSRPAEERLQALKFVVHFVGDLHQPLHAGENHDQGGNKIPVDYMGQTIAYGKYRMNLHSVWDTAVIERRLDVHEGPSAHGTDLRRAAAGLAEALSAEIRPQDARRWVKAPFAPAAWALDAHDLARDYAYRGILKPGEPSPTDAMMLGADYDTMAWAIVQLQLERAGVRLAAVLNRALK
- a CDS encoding IclR family transcriptional regulator, with product MTENPKNVVYSVAKAFSVLRAFGPDLPELTVTEVAGRAELDRGTAFRLVHTLVQLGYLAAVPQSRRFRLTLKCLELGYTPLARADLKILSRPLLRELVPEVADAASLGMLNDCDVVYVERVQGEVSRSALDRRVGSRTGAYATALGHAILAHLPYEKQIEVLERSERVKLSEHTLVDIDQLTARLSQVREQGYATSDGENAYGLRTVAAAIFDIDGQPIAGISATIRTERMAMAPFVAEAAPHVRRIAAELTEAVRLSFGAIAQYGR
- a CDS encoding HpcH/HpaI aldolase family protein, with amino-acid sequence MTSLPINQFKHNLGRQQQIGLFSTLASPLLAELFARCGFDWILIDTEHSPNELPDVVDHLRAISALGVSPIVRPAWSDMVLVKRVLDAGAQTLLFPYVQNADEAKRAVSYTRYPPSGVRGVSGSSRAAGFGLIPNYLTRVEAELAVIVQIETAEALGELEAIADVDGVDAVFIGPADLAASLGHLGDTQHPDVQAAIDDGFRRLKRIGKPAGYLTTNEAEAARRIADGVDFVGIGTDTSIITRAATALTAKMRA
- a CDS encoding iron-containing alcohol dehydrogenase, translated to MADLTTPIELQRPPVVKFGPGTAPEVGAFAAAHGYRRTLVVADAFNAGRTALLGLGGEIAVFGRVVPEPDTENLDAALAEAARFEPDLVVGFGGGSAMDLAKLVAVLHDGHQTLAEVVGPERVAGRRVGLLQVPTTAGTGSEAGTRALVTDPRTSAKLAVQSRFMLADLAVVDPDLTLTVPPQVTAETGIDALAHCVEAYTNRKAHPLVDIHALEGIRLVGRYLKRAVANGADREARAGLALASLYGGYCLGPVNTAAGHAVAYPLGTRHHIAHGAANAVIFPHVLAFNAPAVPERTATILEALGLAATDEPDQVLAQAYGFCIDLGIEMRMARRGVPETDLATMADEAITIRRLLDNNPRDLARDDILALYRAAF
- a CDS encoding sodium:solute symporter family protein, producing MNAFDAVDTTIIVAMIVAYILGTGWLTLRLRSKTNDQFMVASRAMPAAVVGVLLMSEFIGAKSTVGTAQEAFNTGFAASWSVAAASIGFLLFGLFFVRKVYGSGEYTISAAIAQKYGKSTMLTVSLVMIYALFLVNVGNYISGAAALATVLKVNMPVAMAIIGIVSTFYFTFGGLKGIAYVTVLHSVIKLVGIALIVGVALTMTHGIQPMVTALPAHYFSWDGKIGAATIIAWIIGTVGAIFSTQFIIQAISSNRNATDARRSCFIAAGLCLPVGLALGLIGVAAKFLFPAQNSLYALPIFLQHMNPFWAGLVATSLVASVFVSVSTVALAIASLIIRDFYVPYGRPTPERQLQVTRLLSVVIGLLPLVFVFFLPEILKLSFFTRAIRLSISIVALVGFYLPLFKTDRGATLGLIASAVATTLWYAWNNPYGIDNMYVAIVTPIAVIAIERGISALLPGRAGSSLAVPHGERR
- a CDS encoding sialidase family protein, whose translation is MSAVAARPALRLDGIIRPAAGDPVRTDAFLPSPAVQNHAANLMVLGNGDLACVWFGGTQEGIPDISIYFSRLAAGADTWSPAERLSDDPTRSEQNPVLFLAPDGRLWLLYTSQRSGNQDTSIVKFRISDDHGRSWGPVGTLIDEPGTFIRQPITVLENGDWLLPVFLCRTRPGEKWVGDDDVSAVKISSDQGRTWSHHEVPGSLGAVHMNIVPLGDGTLLALYRSRWADRIHLSRSSDGGRSWSAPEPTELPNNNSSIQVTRLANGHLALAYNHMCAEWAPERRQSLYDEIEDDEPTAAAPASAAPRPAGRTAFWGAPRAPMTVALSEDGGRTWPIRRDIELGDGYCMTNNSRDGLNRELSYPSIREGADGALHVAFTYHRQAIKHVRIDEAWIRAGGPASD
- a CDS encoding IclR family transcriptional regulator, which produces MDPHEKAHEVAKAPDKSKGRERSSLFIGSTAKTFQVLHVFEGPQRAMTLADIARAAELDRSATQRIVHTLVELGYVRRVAGTLTYALTSKVLNFSYSYIRANELIEKASPYLLEISRSLGETTNLHELDGPEIVFVARFPGQHLFNVDIVVGSRLPAFFTASGTAILSRLSVEEREGLLRQTRLEAITPFTQLDPATLMKRVETAAQTGYAAVANETVMGDVSVAAAITDEHGRAVAAINISVPTTRWTLERASAELAQHVQVAATSISKNKFGSFGR
- the dapA gene encoding 4-hydroxy-tetrahydrodipicolinate synthase yields the protein MLTADRLQGILPAIPTPVRADDTVDDKALGALFAWLLRQGIDGVVPLGGTGEYGALARAERIRTVELSAEAMAGRGPVVAGVLDTGFHDALQAGKEFAAAGADALLVITPYYTNPTQAGVRDYFLRYADASPVPVLIYEIPYRTRIAVSPAVLHELSRHENIIGMKACNTDMYHFLQVVAGVDERFTVLSGEDSLFPLHVAAGAKGGIVVTANLLPKAWRQIFDLAAAGRTQEALAAHRRLIPLMNMAFAETNPGPMKAVMDLVGVDAPRLLAPLVPPAPSLVEELRAELKRQLAISE